From Frateuria aurantia DSM 6220, one genomic window encodes:
- a CDS encoding OmpA family protein: MNRKGLYFMIALALGGAGAVHAQDNTAPATDDGHHPAGWAAAQSEKGYDSRWYIAPTVGGFYNDTDRHTENKQVYYGLAVGTFLNKNISLDIFADRTSRGVDNRYGGGSWTSTNVGVAARFYAGSWTSWRPYLLAGVMGSRHQDRIQPGVGSRAWSPAGELGVGLSKTITDSTDFRIEGGYRYDWDDKSQPQKDGYGDWFLGVSLVARFGAAPTLPAPAPAAPPPPAAPDCSTLDSDGDGVNNCDDKCPNTPAGTIVGPDGCPQKVVIDLRGVNFKFDRPRVGETDIAKSLAVPTSDSIAILDQAVDTLQRYPQVHVTVAGYTDSVGKDAYNQKLSERRAKIVYDYLTSHGIDASRLEGPIGHGKNDPIDSNATDQGRARNRRTELQVQQ; encoded by the coding sequence ATGAACCGTAAAGGTTTGTATTTCATGATCGCCCTCGCCCTGGGCGGCGCAGGTGCCGTTCACGCGCAGGACAACACTGCACCGGCCACCGATGACGGCCATCACCCGGCCGGCTGGGCAGCAGCCCAGAGCGAAAAAGGTTATGACAGCCGCTGGTACATCGCTCCGACCGTCGGCGGTTTCTACAACGACACCGACCGTCACACCGAAAACAAGCAGGTCTACTACGGTCTGGCTGTCGGTACGTTCCTGAACAAGAACATCTCGCTGGACATCTTCGCCGACCGCACCAGCCGCGGCGTCGACAACCGTTACGGCGGTGGCAGCTGGACCAGCACCAACGTCGGCGTGGCCGCCCGCTTCTATGCCGGCTCCTGGACCTCCTGGCGCCCGTACCTGCTGGCCGGCGTGATGGGCAGCCGTCACCAGGATCGCATCCAGCCGGGCGTCGGCAGCCGCGCCTGGTCGCCGGCCGGTGAACTGGGTGTCGGTCTGTCCAAGACCATCACCGACAGCACCGATTTCCGCATCGAAGGCGGCTACCGCTACGATTGGGACGACAAGTCCCAGCCGCAGAAGGACGGCTACGGCGACTGGTTCCTGGGCGTGAGCCTGGTGGCCCGCTTCGGCGCCGCACCGACCCTGCCTGCCCCGGCCCCCGCCGCTCCGCCGCCGCCGGCCGCACCTGACTGCTCGACCCTCGACAGCGATGGCGATGGCGTCAACAACTGCGACGACAAGTGCCCCAACACCCCGGCCGGCACCATCGTCGGTCCCGACGGTTGCCCGCAGAAGGTCGTCATCGATCTGCGCGGCGTGAACTTCAAGTTCGACCGTCCGCGCGTGGGCGAGACCGACATCGCCAAGTCGCTGGCCGTGCCGACCTCCGACTCGATCGCCATCCTGGATCAGGCCGTTGATACCCTGCAGCGTTACCCGCAGGTCCATGTCACCGTCGCCGGCTACACCGACAGCGTCGGCAAGGATGCCTACAACCAGAAGCTGTCCGAGCGTCGCGCGAAGATCGTCTATGACTATCTGACCTCGCACGGCATCGACGCCAGCCGACTGGAAGGTCCGATCGGTCACGGCAAGAACGACCCGATCGACAGCAATGCCACGGATCAGGGCCGCGCTCGCAACCGTCGCACCGAGCTGCAGGTCCAGCAGTAA
- a CDS encoding OmpA family protein: protein MNRKGLYFMIALALGGAGAVHAQDNTAPATDDGHHPAGWAAAQSEKGYDSRWYIAPTVGGFYNDTDRHTENKQVYYGLAVGTFLNKNISLDIFADRTSRGVDNRYGGGSWTSTNVGVAARFYAGSWTSWRPYLLAGVMGSRHQDRIQPGVGSRAWSPAGELGVGVSKTITDSTDFRIEGGYRYDWDDKSQPQKDGYGDWFLGVSLVARFGAAPTLPAPAPAAPPPPAAPDCSTLDSDGDGVNNCDDKCPNTPAGTIVGPDGCPQKVVIDLRGVNFKFDRPRVGETDIAKSLAVPTSDSIAILDQAVDTLQRYPQVHVTVAGYTDSVGKDAYNQKLSERRAKIVYDYLTSHGIDASRLEGPIGHGKNDPIDSNATDQGRARNRRTELQVQQ from the coding sequence ATGAACCGTAAGGGTTTGTATTTCATGATCGCCCTGGCCCTGGGTGGCGCAGGCGCCGTTCACGCGCAGGACAACACTGCACCGGCCACCGATGACGGCCATCACCCGGCCGGCTGGGCAGCAGCCCAGAGCGAAAAGGGCTATGACAGCCGCTGGTACATCGCTCCGACCGTCGGCGGTTTCTACAATGACACCGACCGTCACACCGAAAACAAGCAGGTCTACTACGGTCTGGCTGTCGGTACGTTCCTGAACAAGAACATCTCGCTGGACATCTTCGCCGACCGCACCAGCCGCGGCGTCGACAACCGTTACGGCGGTGGCAGCTGGACCAGCACCAACGTCGGCGTGGCCGCCCGCTTCTATGCCGGCTCCTGGACCTCCTGGCGCCCGTACCTGCTGGCCGGCGTGATGGGCAGCCGTCACCAGGATCGCATCCAGCCGGGCGTCGGCAGCCGCGCCTGGTCGCCGGCCGGTGAACTGGGTGTTGGCGTGTCCAAGACCATCACCGACAGCACCGATTTCCGCATCGAAGGCGGCTACCGCTACGATTGGGACGACAAGTCCCAGCCGCAGAAGGACGGCTACGGCGACTGGTTCCTGGGCGTGAGCCTGGTGGCCCGCTTCGGCGCCGCACCGACCCTGCCTGCCCCGGCTCCCGCCGCTCCGCCGCCGCCGGCCGCACCTGACTGCTCGACCCTCGACAGCGATGGCGATGGCGTCAACAACTGCGACGACAAGTGCCCCAACACCCCGGCCGGCACCATCGTCGGTCCCGACGGTTGCCCGCAGAAGGTCGTCATCGATCTGCGCGGCGTGAACTTCAAGTTCGACCGTCCGCGCGTGGGTGAGACCGACATCGCCAAGTCGCTGGCCGTGCCGACCTCCGACTCGATCGCCATCCTGGATCAGGCCGTTGATACCCTGCAGCGTTACCCGCAGGTCCATGTCACCGTCGCCGGCTACACCGACAGCGTCGGCAAGGATGCCTACAACCAGAAGCTGTCCGAGCGTCGCGCGAAGATCGTCTATGACTATCTGACCTCGCACGGCATCGACGCCAGCCGCCTGGAAGGCCCGATCGGTCACGGCAAGAACGACCCGATCGACAGCAATGCCACGGATCAGGGCCGCGCCCGCAACCGTCGCACCGAGCTGCAGGTCCAGCAGTAA
- a CDS encoding YjbE family putative metal transport protein (Members of this highly hydrophobic protein family,regularly are found preceded by the yybP-ykoY manganese riboswitch (see RF00080). A metal cation transport function is proposed.), translating to MEPMWLHWLYGLLTVVLLDLVLAGDNAIVIALAARALPAQIQKKAMLWGVLGAVAVRLLMTIAVVYLLKVPGLMLAGGLLLLPIAWKLLTQAEHAPSTEAATSFWGALRTIVVADALMGLDNVLAIAGASGGQPALVIVGLLVSVPLVVAGSTLILKLIERLPLLVYVGAAAIVVTAVRMVCDDPLVAAHLKSWWSGMHYVLMALMILLICGGGWWRRRTVATA from the coding sequence ATGGAACCAATGTGGCTGCACTGGCTTTATGGTCTTCTGACCGTGGTCCTGCTGGACCTGGTCCTGGCTGGCGACAATGCGATCGTGATCGCGCTGGCCGCGCGGGCTTTGCCCGCGCAGATCCAGAAAAAAGCGATGCTGTGGGGAGTGCTGGGGGCCGTCGCCGTGCGGCTGCTGATGACGATAGCGGTGGTTTACCTGCTGAAAGTGCCGGGCTTGATGCTGGCAGGCGGTTTGCTGTTGCTGCCGATCGCCTGGAAACTGCTGACTCAGGCCGAGCATGCCCCGTCCACCGAAGCGGCGACCAGTTTCTGGGGTGCCTTGCGTACCATCGTGGTCGCCGACGCCCTGATGGGGCTGGACAATGTGCTGGCCATTGCCGGCGCCTCCGGTGGCCAGCCGGCCCTGGTGATTGTCGGCCTGCTGGTCAGCGTGCCCCTGGTGGTCGCCGGCTCGACGCTGATCCTCAAGCTGATCGAGCGACTGCCCCTGCTCGTCTATGTCGGCGCAGCGGCCATCGTGGTGACCGCGGTGCGGATGGTGTGTGACGATCCGCTGGTCGCGGCGCACTTGAAGTCGTGGTGGAGCGGCATGCATTACGTCTTGATGGCCTTGATGATTCTGCTGATCTGTGGCGGCGGCTGGTGGCGCCGCCGCACGGTGGCGACCGCTTGA
- a CDS encoding pseudouridine synthase, with translation MSPRPQRSRPLRPSGATRGTSTLPRHGLARVISKSGHCSRSQAEKLVREGRVGLNGRIERDPEAPVVAGRDRVTVDGQVLQALQRVYIAMNKPRGMVTTAADERGRDTVYRLLDGAGLPWLGPVGRLDMASEGLLLFSNDSVWAAGLTAPESHLAKTYHVQIDCIPDAGLLAALAEGVDDGGEWLSARSVELLRHGEKHAWLSIVLDEGRNRHIRRLLAAHDIQVRRLLRVAIGDLALGELGKGQWRHLRPEEVAALNAAGHG, from the coding sequence TTGAGTCCGCGGCCGCAGCGCTCACGCCCCTTGCGACCCTCCGGGGCGACCAGAGGCACATCGACGTTGCCGCGGCATGGCCTGGCGCGGGTGATCAGCAAGTCCGGTCACTGTTCGCGCAGCCAGGCTGAAAAGCTGGTGCGCGAAGGCCGGGTCGGTCTCAATGGGCGGATCGAGCGCGATCCGGAGGCTCCGGTGGTGGCAGGCCGGGACCGGGTCACGGTTGACGGTCAGGTCCTGCAGGCCTTGCAACGCGTGTATATCGCGATGAACAAGCCGCGCGGCATGGTCACGACGGCCGCGGATGAGCGTGGCCGCGACACGGTCTACCGTCTGCTGGACGGGGCCGGTCTGCCTTGGCTGGGCCCGGTCGGAAGGCTGGACATGGCCAGCGAAGGTCTGCTGCTGTTCAGCAATGACAGCGTCTGGGCGGCGGGACTGACAGCGCCGGAATCGCATCTGGCCAAGACCTATCATGTCCAGATCGACTGCATTCCCGATGCCGGCCTGCTTGCCGCGCTGGCCGAAGGCGTCGATGACGGGGGCGAATGGCTGTCGGCCCGTTCCGTCGAGCTGTTGCGCCATGGCGAGAAACACGCCTGGCTGAGCATCGTGCTGGATGAGGGCCGCAATCGGCATATCCGCCGACTGCTGGCGGCGCACGATATCCAGGTGCGTCGCCTGCTGCGCGTCGCCATCGGCGATCTGGCGCTGGGCGAACTCGGCAAGGGCCAGTGGCGGCATCTGCGGCCCGAGGAAGTGGCGGCACTGAATGCTGCAGGCCACGGCTGA
- the kbl gene encoding glycine C-acetyltransferase — MSYPGQDRLQAELASIREQGLFKSERIITSPQSSSIRLQSGQQVINFCANNYLGLADHPEVIQAAKDALDSHGFGMASVRFICGTQDLHKQLEAKISEFFGTDDTILYAACFDANGGLFEPLLDASDAIISDALNHASIIDGVRLCKAARHRYANRDMAELEQRLIEAGKAGARTKLITTDGAFSMDGFIAPLDEITALARHHDAWVHIDECHCTGFLGATGRGAAEVHGVMDKIDIFTGTLGKALGGALGGFTTGRGEIIEMLRQRSRPYLFSNSLPPHVVAAAIKVFDMLAHADDLREQVRVNTAYFREQMTAAGFDIKPGIHPIVPVMIYDAPKAQRMAERLLEEGIYVTGFFYPVVPQGQARIRTQMSAAHSREQLDAAIAAFVRVGRELELIPA; from the coding sequence ATGAGCTATCCCGGACAAGACCGCCTGCAAGCCGAACTTGCATCCATCCGCGAACAGGGACTGTTCAAGTCCGAACGCATCATCACCTCGCCGCAGTCTTCCAGCATCCGTCTGCAATCCGGCCAGCAGGTCATCAATTTCTGCGCCAACAATTATCTGGGCCTGGCCGATCATCCCGAGGTGATCCAGGCCGCCAAGGACGCACTGGACAGCCACGGTTTCGGCATGGCCAGCGTGCGCTTCATCTGCGGCACCCAGGATCTGCACAAACAGCTGGAAGCGAAGATATCGGAGTTCTTCGGCACCGATGACACCATCCTGTACGCCGCCTGTTTCGACGCCAATGGCGGCCTGTTCGAGCCGCTGCTGGATGCCTCGGACGCCATCATCTCCGATGCGCTGAACCACGCCTCCATCATCGATGGCGTGCGCCTGTGCAAGGCGGCCCGCCATCGTTATGCCAATCGCGACATGGCCGAGCTGGAGCAGCGGCTGATCGAAGCCGGAAAGGCCGGCGCCCGCACCAAGCTGATCACCACCGACGGTGCCTTTTCCATGGACGGCTTCATCGCACCGCTGGACGAGATCACCGCCCTGGCTCGTCATCATGACGCCTGGGTCCATATCGACGAATGCCATTGCACCGGTTTTCTGGGGGCCACCGGGCGCGGCGCCGCCGAGGTCCATGGCGTGATGGACAAGATCGACATATTCACCGGCACCCTGGGCAAGGCTCTGGGTGGCGCACTGGGCGGATTCACCACCGGCCGCGGCGAAATCATCGAGATGCTGCGCCAGCGCTCGCGCCCCTATCTGTTCTCCAATTCGCTGCCGCCGCATGTGGTCGCTGCCGCGATCAAGGTGTTCGACATGCTGGCCCATGCCGATGATCTGCGCGAACAGGTCCGGGTCAATACCGCCTATTTCCGTGAACAGATGACAGCCGCCGGTTTCGACATCAAGCCCGGCATCCATCCCATCGTGCCGGTGATGATCTACGACGCACCGAAGGCCCAGCGGATGGCCGAGCGCCTGCTGGAAGAAGGCATTTACGTCACCGGTTTCTTCTATCCGGTCGTGCCGCAAGGCCAGGCCCGGATCCGGACCCAGATGAGTGCCGCCCATAGCCGCGAGCAGCTTGATGCAGCGATTGCCGCCTTTGTCCGCGTCGGTCGCGAGCTGGAGCTTATTCCGGCCTGA
- a CDS encoding DUF748 domain-containing protein: protein MPALLVPWAIRHTLHRPNLLPAGFHVDIGSIRFNPWTLNLGIQQLGLRRTSGADIADVERIDTRLSWRSLWYRVPVIGRLRILQPQIQLSRLPSGKLDIDDLLAPLLAPSTGPLPQFAIANIELINGRVDMNDQVLQRRHRLDQLQLAIPLLANIGARPDLEVRPRLDLRMDGAPLHIEASTLPFASQLRSRAHIQLQNADLAAWLPYLPVALPLAIPSGRLSGDLQLDYDAGRQPASLQLQGQLQLRQLQIQTANRQPLLDLASADIELTDVDPLQGRYRLGRISLDQPRVKLQLDAGGHLPWLDALTRPAATAPTAIATPPLATTGTVATPATAAPTTIRAPELAIAGIELHQAQLEVRRAGMDAPLQISQLQLTLGSIASSNDKAVPLHLSAHVGSGGDLQLDSHLQWQALRASGTAQVKNLALAPWLAWLPAEWRHQLQLDGRLDSLTQFKASLKPSLQLQLGTSRLSLRDVKLQRLGLAPLQWQRLDLQLNTLDLSRRHVDLADAEWQGLQLTARKQDDSLDLLQSWSFPSGTAARSGHVTAAAPWSWQLGRFTLSQAQLQLQQRGDDHPQPLQLDIRQLRLQHLSSKAGSQAELNLDAVTGHRGTIKADGPVGLSPVTAQLMLQMDRVDLAPIQDLVPLPLQIQIQSARMGGKGRLLYHSAHQYAFQGDARLNHVQIKDLTSGGPLLRWSHLQLDGLQLRRHRGQTRVDIQQIGLANFYARVIVNPDGHTNLERLLAAPNEVTTTTTISHAAAPGSVSGNVSSVPALQVSASLPMQLHIGGIRMLQGQLNYSDNFVRPHFNADVTGLQGRIGSFGNLGGAPADLALFGTLNQLSPVLIEGKIDPLAPDAFADVTGTANSVPLPNLSTYSSRYTGYPITSGLLNADVHYILKDGRLQAENHLLISQLTFGPAVTTPGVAHLPVKLAIALLKNSRGEIDIRLPVSGSLSDPQFSISDLFWHAMRDLVGRAVSSPFRLLASAFGDHSGPRELGQLRFAPGSAELDATAIGHLQKLATMLKQRPSLNLDITGRADPVADVQGLREHWVDNEIRSEYHRQHIDADGPMPKLPADEYHDLLVKVYHRDRFKKPRNFLGMEKTPSDAAMMAAIKEHAGIGEHQLQNLASKRALAVAGWMHGKINDTRVSLHVPLISSDDGKKHASDGTAAHEPVTRVDLGLH from the coding sequence TTGCCGGCCTTGCTGGTGCCATGGGCGATCCGCCACACCTTGCATCGCCCGAACCTGCTGCCGGCCGGGTTTCATGTCGATATCGGCTCCATTCGCTTCAACCCGTGGACCTTGAATCTGGGCATCCAGCAGCTGGGGCTCCGACGCACCAGCGGTGCTGACATCGCCGACGTCGAACGGATCGACACGCGCCTTTCCTGGCGTTCGCTGTGGTACCGGGTGCCCGTCATCGGCCGACTGCGAATCTTGCAGCCACAGATCCAGCTCAGCCGCCTGCCATCAGGCAAGCTCGATATCGATGACCTGCTGGCACCGCTGCTGGCACCGTCCACCGGTCCGCTGCCGCAGTTCGCCATCGCCAATATCGAACTGATCAATGGCCGGGTAGACATGAACGACCAGGTTCTGCAGCGTCGACACCGGCTGGACCAGCTGCAACTGGCGATACCCCTGCTCGCCAATATCGGCGCCCGTCCAGATCTGGAAGTGCGTCCCCGCCTGGATCTGCGGATGGACGGCGCACCGCTGCACATCGAGGCCAGCACCCTGCCGTTCGCCAGCCAGCTGCGCAGCCGGGCCCATATCCAGTTGCAGAATGCCGATCTTGCCGCCTGGCTGCCCTATCTTCCCGTGGCCCTGCCGTTGGCCATTCCTTCGGGCCGGCTGTCCGGCGATCTGCAACTGGACTACGACGCAGGGCGGCAGCCGGCCTCGCTGCAATTGCAGGGACAACTGCAGTTGCGGCAGCTGCAGATCCAGACCGCGAACCGCCAGCCCCTGCTGGACCTGGCCTCGGCCGATATCGAGCTGACTGATGTAGACCCCCTGCAAGGTCGCTATCGGCTGGGCCGGATCAGCCTGGATCAGCCGCGGGTCAAGCTGCAACTGGATGCCGGCGGTCACCTGCCTTGGCTGGATGCACTGACCCGACCAGCAGCCACGGCCCCGACAGCCATCGCCACTCCGCCCCTCGCCACGACCGGCACGGTTGCCACGCCTGCAACGGCAGCACCGACAACCATCCGCGCACCGGAGCTGGCCATCGCCGGCATCGAATTGCATCAGGCGCAGCTGGAGGTGCGGCGCGCCGGCATGGATGCCCCCCTGCAGATCAGTCAGCTGCAGCTGACTCTGGGCAGCATCGCCTCCAGCAACGACAAGGCCGTCCCCCTGCACTTGTCGGCCCATGTCGGCAGCGGAGGTGATCTGCAACTGGACAGTCACCTGCAATGGCAGGCCCTGCGCGCGTCCGGCACCGCCCAGGTCAAGAATCTGGCGCTGGCACCATGGCTGGCCTGGCTGCCGGCCGAATGGCGGCACCAGCTTCAGCTTGATGGGCGGCTGGACAGCCTGACCCAGTTCAAGGCCAGCCTGAAACCGTCCCTGCAACTGCAGCTGGGAACCTCCCGACTGAGCCTGCGCGACGTCAAGCTGCAGCGGCTGGGCCTCGCCCCGCTGCAATGGCAACGCCTTGATCTTCAACTGAATACCCTGGACCTGAGCCGTCGGCACGTGGATCTGGCTGATGCCGAATGGCAAGGCCTGCAGCTGACAGCCCGCAAGCAGGATGACAGCCTGGACCTGCTGCAAAGCTGGTCCTTTCCCTCCGGTACGGCCGCCCGGTCTGGCCACGTGACAGCCGCAGCGCCATGGTCATGGCAGCTGGGACGCTTCACGCTCAGCCAGGCCCAGCTGCAATTGCAGCAGAGGGGTGATGACCATCCCCAGCCATTGCAGCTGGATATCCGGCAATTGCGACTGCAGCACCTGTCCAGCAAAGCCGGCAGCCAGGCCGAGCTGAATCTGGATGCCGTTACCGGTCATCGCGGCACGATCAAAGCCGACGGACCGGTCGGCTTGTCGCCGGTGACCGCACAGTTGATGCTGCAAATGGATCGCGTCGACCTGGCCCCGATCCAGGATCTGGTGCCGCTGCCATTGCAGATCCAGATCCAGAGTGCCCGCATGGGCGGCAAAGGCCGGCTTCTGTATCACTCCGCGCATCAATACGCCTTCCAGGGCGATGCCCGCCTCAACCATGTACAGATCAAGGATCTGACCAGCGGCGGTCCCTTGCTGCGCTGGAGCCATCTGCAGCTCGACGGCCTGCAACTGCGCAGACACCGGGGCCAGACCCGGGTCGATATCCAGCAGATCGGACTGGCCAACTTCTATGCCCGCGTCATCGTCAATCCGGATGGCCATACCAATCTTGAACGACTGCTGGCAGCGCCGAACGAAGTGACCACGACCACCACCATCAGTCATGCCGCCGCGCCAGGCTCCGTCTCCGGCAACGTCTCCAGCGTGCCTGCCCTGCAGGTCAGCGCCAGCCTGCCGATGCAACTGCATATCGGCGGCATCCGCATGCTGCAGGGGCAGCTCAATTACAGCGACAACTTCGTCAGACCTCATTTCAATGCCGACGTCACCGGCTTGCAAGGCCGGATCGGCAGCTTCGGCAATCTGGGCGGCGCACCCGCCGACCTGGCGCTGTTCGGTACCCTGAACCAGCTCTCGCCGGTGCTGATCGAAGGCAAGATCGATCCGCTGGCCCCGGATGCCTTCGCCGATGTCACCGGCACGGCCAACAGCGTGCCCTTGCCCAACCTCAGCACCTATTCCAGCCGCTATACCGGCTATCCGATCACATCGGGCCTGCTGAATGCCGACGTGCATTACATCCTGAAAGACGGCAGGCTGCAGGCGGAAAACCACCTGCTGATCAGTCAGCTGACCTTCGGTCCGGCCGTCACCACGCCCGGCGTAGCGCATCTTCCGGTCAAGCTGGCGATCGCCCTGCTGAAGAATTCGCGCGGAGAAATCGATATCCGCCTGCCGGTTTCCGGCTCGCTGTCGGACCCGCAATTCAGCATCAGCGACCTGTTCTGGCATGCCATGCGCGATCTGGTCGGCCGGGCCGTCAGCTCGCCCTTCCGACTGCTGGCCTCGGCCTTCGGCGATCACAGCGGCCCCAGAGAGCTGGGCCAGCTGCGCTTCGCCCCCGGCTCGGCCGAGCTGGATGCCACCGCCATCGGCCATTTGCAGAAGCTGGCGACCATGCTGAAACAACGCCCTTCGCTGAATCTTGATATCACCGGCCGGGCTGACCCGGTCGCCGATGTACAGGGACTGCGCGAGCACTGGGTCGACAACGAGATCCGCAGCGAATACCACCGTCAGCACATCGATGCCGACGGACCGATGCCCAAACTGCCGGCCGATGAATATCACGACCTGCTGGTGAAGGTGTACCACCGGGATCGCTTCAAGAAGCCCAGGAACTTCCTCGGCATGGAGAAGACGCCCTCCGATGCCGCCATGATGGCCGCGATCAAGGAACATGCCGGCATCGGCGAGCACCAGCTGCAGAATCTGGCCAGCAAGCGAGCCCTGGCCGTGGCCGGCTGGATGCACGGCAAGATCAACGACACCCGTGTGTCGCTGCATGTACCCCTGATAAGCTCCGACGACGGCAAGAAGCACGCATCCGATGGCACGGCCGCGCACGAGCCGGTGACACGGGTGGATCTGGGCCTGCACTAA
- the tdh gene encoding L-threonine 3-dehydrogenase: protein MKALVKRHPSRGIWMEEVPMPVIGPNEVLIKVEKTAICGTDLHIYNWDSWSQRTIRPGLVIGHEFVGRVAEIGPGVVGYAIGDRVSAEGHVVCGHCRNCRAGRQHLCPNTTGIGVNRDGAFAEYVAVPASNLWPIPDQIPSELAAFFDPYGNAAHCALEFDLVGEDVLITGAGPIGIIAAGIAKHVGARNVVVTDINDYRLKLAADMGATRVVNVANQSLTEVVKDLHIDGFDVGLEMSGNPRAFNDMLSTMYHGGKIALLGILPSGAGIDWDKVIFKGLTLQGIYGRKMYETWYKMTQMVLTGFPLQKALTHQIQIDDFQRGFDLMDAGACGKVVCSW, encoded by the coding sequence ATGAAAGCCCTGGTCAAGCGCCACCCGTCCCGCGGAATCTGGATGGAAGAGGTGCCGATGCCCGTCATCGGCCCCAACGAGGTACTGATCAAGGTCGAGAAAACCGCGATCTGCGGCACCGACCTGCATATCTACAACTGGGACAGCTGGAGTCAGCGCACCATCCGGCCCGGCCTGGTCATCGGCCATGAATTTGTCGGCCGGGTCGCCGAAATCGGCCCGGGCGTAGTCGGCTACGCGATCGGCGACCGTGTATCCGCGGAAGGTCATGTTGTTTGCGGACATTGCCGCAATTGCCGGGCTGGCCGCCAGCACCTGTGTCCCAACACGACAGGGATTGGGGTCAATCGTGACGGCGCCTTCGCCGAGTATGTTGCCGTACCGGCCAGCAATCTGTGGCCGATTCCCGACCAGATCCCTTCCGAACTGGCCGCGTTCTTCGATCCCTACGGCAATGCCGCCCATTGCGCACTGGAATTCGACCTGGTCGGTGAGGATGTGCTGATCACCGGTGCCGGCCCCATCGGCATCATTGCCGCCGGCATTGCCAAGCATGTCGGCGCCCGCAATGTGGTGGTCACCGACATCAACGACTACCGGCTCAAACTGGCCGCCGACATGGGGGCGACCCGTGTCGTGAATGTCGCCAACCAGTCGCTGACCGAGGTGGTCAAGGATCTGCATATCGACGGCTTTGACGTCGGTCTGGAAATGAGCGGCAATCCGCGCGCCTTCAACGACATGCTGAGCACCATGTACCACGGCGGCAAGATCGCCCTGCTCGGCATTCTGCCCAGCGGCGCCGGCATCGACTGGGACAAGGTCATCTTCAAGGGCCTGACACTGCAAGGCATCTATGGCCGCAAGATGTATGAGACCTGGTACAAGATGACCCAGATGGTGCTGACAGGCTTCCCGCTGCAGAAGGCATTGACCCACCAGATCCAGATCGACGATTTCCAGCGCGGCTTCGACCTGATGGACGCAGGCGCCTGCGGCAAGGTGGTCTGCTCCTGGTAA
- the miaA gene encoding tRNA (adenosine(37)-N6)-dimethylallyltransferase MiaA: MSIDTRPLAIFLMGPTASGKTALACALSEAFGLDLISVDSALVYRGLDIGTAKPDPATLQRYPHALVDIRDPGQAYSAGEFRTDALAAMRASTARGRIPLLVGGTGLYFRALQSGLSSLPAADPAIRARLTAEAAADGWAVLHARLAGLDPAAAARIGPADAQRIQRALEVIEISGEPLSVLQSRGQDQSLGWRVLKLALWPQDRAILHRRIEQRFEAILAAGLIDEVRRLLQAAPLDPELPALRAVGYRQALEWLARPGQPLQELRDKGVFATRQLAKRQLTWLRAELDARHLRMEAPDLDARAASAIRDFVRLN, encoded by the coding sequence ATGTCTATCGATACCCGACCACTTGCGATTTTCCTGATGGGGCCGACAGCGTCCGGCAAGACAGCCCTGGCCTGCGCCTTGAGCGAGGCCTTCGGGTTGGACCTGATCAGCGTGGACTCTGCGCTGGTGTACCGCGGCCTGGATATCGGTACCGCCAAACCCGATCCGGCGACCTTGCAGCGCTATCCGCACGCGCTGGTCGATATCCGTGATCCCGGGCAGGCCTACAGTGCCGGCGAATTCCGCACGGATGCGCTGGCGGCCATGCGGGCGAGCACGGCACGCGGGCGGATCCCCCTGCTGGTCGGCGGTACCGGCTTGTACTTCCGGGCCTTGCAGAGTGGCCTGTCGAGCTTGCCGGCGGCTGATCCGGCGATTCGCGCACGGCTGACGGCCGAGGCCGCCGCAGACGGCTGGGCTGTCCTGCATGCCCGGCTTGCCGGGCTGGATCCGGCGGCGGCGGCAAGGATCGGGCCGGCCGATGCCCAGCGCATCCAGCGGGCACTGGAAGTGATCGAGATCAGCGGCGAGCCGCTGTCCGTGCTGCAGTCCCGTGGCCAAGATCAGTCTCTGGGCTGGCGGGTGCTGAAACTGGCCTTGTGGCCGCAAGATCGGGCGATTCTGCATCGGCGTATCGAGCAGCGGTTCGAGGCCATTCTGGCGGCAGGGCTGATCGATGAAGTGCGCCGCCTGCTGCAGGCCGCACCGTTGGATCCCGAGCTGCCGGCGCTGAGGGCGGTGGGTTACCGGCAGGCGCTGGAGTGGCTTGCCCGGCCGGGTCAGCCCTTGCAGGAGCTTCGCGACAAGGGGGTGTTCGCCACCCGCCAGCTGGCCAAACGGCAGCTGACCTGGTTGCGTGCGGAGCTGGATGCCCGCCATCTGCGGATGGAGGCACCCGATCTGGACGCACGGGCTGCGTCGGCCATTCGCGACTTTGTGCGATTGAACTGA